A region of Arabidopsis thaliana chromosome 5, partial sequence DNA encodes the following proteins:
- a CDS encoding uncharacterized protein (unknown protein; Has 35333 Blast hits to 34131 proteins in 2444 species: Archae - 798; Bacteria - 22429; Metazoa - 974; Fungi - 991; Plants - 531; Viruses - 0; Other Eukaryotes - 9610 (source: NCBI BLink).): protein MHYAMNSDPETQMMDADSTETFMLDKPSTARDFLSAARRLVDQGEPSQALQAVVMAMRNQGGDEAVLQILNRTRELYKRRIQETASMDQLASIFAECAITEAQPLALDEPTTSKDLFGTKQTVTADAHGISILEKSGRSQIMLDAFADGSSFICLQCGGLVSIHRRDEHYAYWCSNM from the exons ATGCATTACGCCATGAACAGTGATCCCGAGACGCAGATGATGGATGCCGACTCCACCGAAACGTTCATGCTCGACAAACCCAGCACCGCCAGAGATTTCCTCTCCGCCGCTCGTAGGCTCGTCGATCAAGGAGAACCATCTCAAGCTCTCCAAGCG GTCGTGATGGCGATGAGAAACCAAGGAGGAGATGAGGCGGTTCTTCAGATACTGAACCGTACCCGTGAACTATACAAGCGTAGAATTCAAGAAACAGCTAGTATGGATCAGCTGGCTTCTATATTTGCAGAGTGTGCCATTACAGAAGCACAGCCTCTTGCGCTTGATGAGCCTACAACGTCAAAAGACTTATTTGGTACCAAACAAACAGTTACAGCAGATGCTCATGGCATATCTATTCTGGAAAAAAGTGGGAGGTCACAGATCATGCTCGATGCCTTTGCTGACGGAAGCAGTTTTATCTGTCTGCAATGCGGTGGTCTGGTGAGCATCCATAGGAGAGATGAACACTATGCGTACTGGTGTAGCAATATGTAA
- a CDS encoding uncharacterized protein (unknown protein; Has 35333 Blast hits to 34131 proteins in 2444 species: Archae - 798; Bacteria - 22429; Metazoa - 974; Fungi - 991; Plants - 531; Viruses - 0; Other Eukaryotes - 9610 (source: NCBI BLink).) — MAMRNQGGDEAVLQILNRTRELYKRRIQETASMDQLASIFAECAITEAQPLALDEPTTSKDLFGTKQTVTADAHGISILEKSGRSQIMLDAFADGSSFICLQCGGLVSIHRRDEHYAYWCSNM; from the coding sequence ATGGCGATGAGAAACCAAGGAGGAGATGAGGCGGTTCTTCAGATACTGAACCGTACCCGTGAACTATACAAGCGTAGAATTCAAGAAACAGCTAGTATGGATCAGCTGGCTTCTATATTTGCAGAGTGTGCCATTACAGAAGCACAGCCTCTTGCGCTTGATGAGCCTACAACGTCAAAAGACTTATTTGGTACCAAACAAACAGTTACAGCAGATGCTCATGGCATATCTATTCTGGAAAAAAGTGGGAGGTCACAGATCATGCTCGATGCCTTTGCTGACGGAAGCAGTTTTATCTGTCTGCAATGCGGTGGTCTGGTGAGCATCCATAGGAGAGATGAACACTATGCGTACTGGTGTAGCAATATGTAA
- the AMK2 gene encoding adenosine monophosphate kinase (adenosine monophosphate kinase (AMK2); FUNCTIONS IN: nucleobase, nucleoside, nucleotide kinase activity, nucleotide kinase activity, ATP binding, adenylate kinase activity, phosphotransferase activity, phosphate group as acceptor; INVOLVED IN: nucleobase, nucleoside, nucleotide and nucleic acid metabolic process, anaerobic respiration, nucleotide metabolic process; LOCATED IN: chloroplast, chloroplast stroma; EXPRESSED IN: 23 plant structures; EXPRESSED DURING: 16 growth stages; CONTAINS InterPro DOMAIN/s: Adenylate kinase, active site lid domain (InterPro:IPR007862), Adenylate kinase, subfamily (InterPro:IPR006259), Adenylate kinase (InterPro:IPR000850); BEST Arabidopsis thaliana protein match is: adenylate kinase family protein (TAIR:AT5G35170.2); Has 1807 Blast hits to 1807 proteins in 277 species: Archae - 0; Bacteria - 0; Metazoa - 736; Fungi - 347; Plants - 385; Viruses - 0; Other Eukaryotes - 339 (source: NCBI BLink).), with the protein MTGCVNSISPPPVTLYRHRASPSRSSFSLSGDALHSLYRHRRVSRSPSIIAPKFQIVAAEKSEPLKIMISGAPASGKGTQCELITHKYGLVHISAGDLLRAEIASGSENGRRAKEHMEKGQLVPDEIVVMMVKDRLSQTDSEQKGWLLDGYPRSASQATALKGFGFQPDLFIVLEVPEEILIERVVGRRLDPVTGKIYHLKYSPPETEEIAVRLTQRFDDTEEKAKLRLKTHNQNVSDVLSMYDDITIKIEGNRSKEEVFAQIDSSLSELLQERNTAPSSLLS; encoded by the exons ATGACGGGCTGTGTGAATTCTATTTCTCCGCCGCCGGTGACTTTATACCGGCATCGTGCCTCTCCGTCACGGTCGTCCTTCTCATTATCCGGCGATGCCTTACACTCTCTTTACCGGCACCGACGTGTATCAAGATCTCCGTCGATTATCGCTCCCAAATTTCAG ATTGTGGCGGCTGAAAAATCGGAGCCTCTGAAAATTATGATATCAGGAGCTCCTGCTTCTGGTAAAGGTACACAATGCGAGCTGATTACTCACAAA TATGGTTTGGTGCATATCTCTGCTGGAGATTTGCTGAGGGCTGAAATCGCTTCTGGAAGTGAAAATGGAAGACGTGCTAAAGAACATATGGAGAAAGGACAATTGGTCCCTGATGAAATAGTTGTAATGATGGTAAAAGATCGTTTATCACAGACAGATTCAGAGCAAAAAGGATGGCTTTTGGATGGATATCCAAGGAGTGCATCACAGGCAACAGCTCTCAAGGGATTTGGATTCCAGCCTGATCTATTCATTGTCCTCGAA GTTCCTGAAGAAATTCTAATTGAAAGAGTTGTTGGGCGTCGATTGGATCCTGTCACAGGAAAGATCTACCACTTGAAGTATTCGCCTCCAGAGACAGAAGAGATTGCTGTTAGACTCACCCAACGTTTTGATGATACCGAAGAGAAG GCAAAACTGCGGCTGAAGACTCATAACCAAAATGTGAGTGATGTGCTTTCTATGTACGACGATATAACAATTAAG ATCGAGGGAAACCGCTCAAAAGAGGAAGTGTTTGCCCAGATCGATTCTTCTCTGTCCGAATTGCTTCAAGAGAGGAACACTGCTCCAAGTTCACTTTTAAGTTGA
- the AMK2 gene encoding adenosine monophosphate kinase: MTGCVNSISPPPVTLYRHRASPSRSSFSLSGDALHSLYRHRRVSRSPSIIAPKFQIVAAEKSEPLKIMISGAPASGKGTQCELITHKYGLVHISAGDLLRAEIASGSENGRRAKEHMEKGQLVPDEIVVMMVKDRLSQTDSEQKGWLLDGYPRSASQATALKGFGFQPDLFIVLEVPEEILIERVVGRRLDPVTGKIYHLKYSPPETEEIAVRLTQRFDDTEEKAKLRLKTHNQNIEGNRSKEEVFAQIDSSLSELLQERNTAPSSLLS, encoded by the exons ATGACGGGCTGTGTGAATTCTATTTCTCCGCCGCCGGTGACTTTATACCGGCATCGTGCCTCTCCGTCACGGTCGTCCTTCTCATTATCCGGCGATGCCTTACACTCTCTTTACCGGCACCGACGTGTATCAAGATCTCCGTCGATTATCGCTCCCAAATTTCAG ATTGTGGCGGCTGAAAAATCGGAGCCTCTGAAAATTATGATATCAGGAGCTCCTGCTTCTGGTAAAGGTACACAATGCGAGCTGATTACTCACAAA TATGGTTTGGTGCATATCTCTGCTGGAGATTTGCTGAGGGCTGAAATCGCTTCTGGAAGTGAAAATGGAAGACGTGCTAAAGAACATATGGAGAAAGGACAATTGGTCCCTGATGAAATAGTTGTAATGATGGTAAAAGATCGTTTATCACAGACAGATTCAGAGCAAAAAGGATGGCTTTTGGATGGATATCCAAGGAGTGCATCACAGGCAACAGCTCTCAAGGGATTTGGATTCCAGCCTGATCTATTCATTGTCCTCGAA GTTCCTGAAGAAATTCTAATTGAAAGAGTTGTTGGGCGTCGATTGGATCCTGTCACAGGAAAGATCTACCACTTGAAGTATTCGCCTCCAGAGACAGAAGAGATTGCTGTTAGACTCACCCAACGTTTTGATGATACCGAAGAGAAG GCAAAACTGCGGCTGAAGACTCATAACCAAAAT ATCGAGGGAAACCGCTCAAAAGAGGAAGTGTTTGCCCAGATCGATTCTTCTCTGTCCGAATTGCTTCAAGAGAGGAACACTGCTCCAAGTTCACTTTTAAGTTGA
- the CCR4 gene encoding CRINKLY4 related 4 (CRINKLY4 related 4 (CCR4); FUNCTIONS IN: kinase activity; INVOLVED IN: protein amino acid phosphorylation; LOCATED IN: endomembrane system; EXPRESSED IN: stem; CONTAINS InterPro DOMAIN/s: Protein kinase, ATP binding site (InterPro:IPR017441), Regulator of chromosome condensation/beta-lactamase-inhibitor protein II (InterPro:IPR009091), Protein kinase, catalytic domain (InterPro:IPR000719), Serine/threonine-protein kinase-like domain (InterPro:IPR017442), Protein kinase-like domain (InterPro:IPR011009), Serine/threonine-protein kinase, active site (InterPro:IPR008271); BEST Arabidopsis thaliana protein match is: CRINKLY4 related 3 (TAIR:AT3G55950.1); Has 1807 Blast hits to 1807 proteins in 277 species: Archae - 0; Bacteria - 0; Metazoa - 736; Fungi - 347; Plants - 385; Viruses - 0; Other Eukaryotes - 339 (source: NCBI BLink).), with amino-acid sequence MALTISISCFSSYFVSLLLLVLSSFSFVCFSLSTVSISHISNQTLVCALNNHSYLQCSSFPLNSIPFSLTGNLRNRRFSGVVSGNGFVCGLISRLDSNTSTLLCWRFSVDGTNMLHKRIYHGPELEELEAGNFRICGVERVSRRLRCWQPYYLPRPDNYRSIALGDNFFCGLSQPPGMISCEGIAKVPSGDHYIAIAAGSRQACAITVDNDVECWGQTQSLPREKFLALAVGEDRGCGVRWSNGTVVCWGNNNNFSLPQTLKDIHFTSIYAKGPMFCGVATRNYTLICWGNENFKSGVFTPFQGLISQVVMPGPCRRECPYRPLSGSQSLCGNELMICDLKRNDGEFPDTRAQNSKNKTWSRRNIAFLVVGCVGTFSLLLVISFLIFKSHCRCRVHDSGRLDDTRTIDIPKLEKRLCTLASLGNPGQLMEFSIDELALATDGFSVRFHLGIGSFGSVYQGVLSDGRHVAIKRAELTNPTLSGTTMRHRRADKDSAFVNELESMSRLNHKNLVRLLGFYEDTEERILVYEYMKNGSLADHLHNPQFDPLSWQTRLMIALDAARGIQYLHEFIVPPVIHRDIKSSNILLDATWTAKVSDFGLSQMGPTEEDDVSHLSLHAAGTLGYIDPEYYKFQQLTTKSDVYSFGVVLLELLSGHKAIHNNEDENPRNLVEYVVPYILLDEAHRILDQRIPPPTPYEIEAVAHVGYLAAECLMPCSRKRPSMVEVVSKLESALAACLTAPKTETVSRSNTY; translated from the coding sequence ATGGCACTTACCATCTCAATCTCTTGTTTCTCCTCTTACTTTGtgtctctccttcttcttgttctatcttccttctcctttgTTTGCTTCTCCCTCTCCACCGTCTCCATCTCCCACATCTCTAATCAGACTCTTGTATGTGCTCTCAACAACCACTCTTATCTTCAATGTTCCAGTTTCCCTTTAAATTCGATTCCATTTTCTTTAACCGGTAACCTTCGAAATCGAAGGTTTTCGGGGGTTGTTTCAGGGAATGGGTTTGTGTGCGGATTGATATCGCGGCTGGATTCCAACACTTCCACACTTCTTTGTTGGAGATTCTCTGTTGATGGAACTAATATGTTGCACAAAAGAATCTACCACGGTCCTGAGCTCGAAGAGCTAGAAGCCGGGAATTTCCGCATTTGTGGAGTTGAAAGAGTCTCAAGGCGCCTCCGTTGCTGGCAACCGTACTATCTGCCACGGCCGGATAATTACCGTTCCATTGCCTTGGGAGATAATTTTTTCTGTGGGCTATCTCAGCCACCTGGTATGATCAGTTGTGAAGGTATAGCCAAAGTGCCGAGTGGAGACCACTACATCGCGATAGCGGCTGGATCACGACAAGCGTGTGCGATCACTGTTGACAATGATGTCGAGTGTTGGGGACAAACACAGTCGCTGCCACGTGAAAAGTTCTTAGCACTAGCGGTTGGGGAAGACCGTGGTTGCGGTGTTAGATGGTCTAATGGAACTGTGGTGTGTTGgggcaacaacaacaactttagTTTGCCTCAAACGCTTAAGGACATTCATTTTACATCAATATATGCTAAAGGGCCAATGTTTTGCGGTGTTGCCACAAGAAATTACACTCTAATTTGTTGGGGGAATGAGAATTTTAAATCCGGTGTTTTCACTCCATTCCAAGGCCTAATTTCTCAAGTGGTAATGCCAGGACCGTGTAGAAGAGAATGCCCTTACCGTCCATTGTCAGGATCACAGTCCTTATGCGGCAATGAGTTGATGATTTGCgatttgaaaagaaatgatGGAGAGTTTCCTGATACTAGGGCTCAAAACTCTAAGAACAAAACTTGGAGCAGAAGAAACATTGCGTTTCTAGTGGTCGGATGCGTTGGAACGTTTTCCTTGCTCCTTGTCATCAGTTTCTTGATCTTTAAAAGCCACTGTCGATGCCGTGTCCATGACTCTGGACGTCTTGATGATACTAGGACAATAGACATACCCAAGCTCGAGAAGAGGCTGTGCACTCTAGCAAGTTTAGGTAATCCTGGGCAGCTAATGGAGTTCTCAATTGACGAGCTAGCTCTAGCCACGGATGGTTTCTCTGTCCGGTTTCATCTTGGTATAGGCAGCTTCGGCTCTGTTTATCAAGGTGTTTTGTCGGATGGACGTCATGTCGCAATCAAACGAGCTGAGCTAACAAATCCTACATTGTCTGGGACAACGATGAGACACCGACGAGCAGATAAGGATTCAGCGTTCGTGAACGAGCTAGAGTCTATGTCGCGGCTTAACCACAAAAATCTTGTTCGACTTCTGGGTTTCTATGAGGACACAGAAGAGAGGATTTTGGTGTACGAGTACATGAAAAATGGATCTCTAGCCGATCACCTTCACAATCCTCAATTTGACCCTCTTTCGTGGCAAACACGCTTGATGATCGCGCTTGACGCTGCTCGTGGGATCCAATACCTTCATGAGTTTATCGTGCCTCCGGTGATCCACCGTGACATAAAGTCATCAAACATACTTTTGGACGCCACATGGACAGCCAAAGTTTCAGATTTCGGCCTATCTCAAATGGGTCCAACGGAAGAAGATGACGTCTCACATCTCTCTTTACACGCTGCCGGTACATTGGGATATATCGACCCGGAGTACTACAAGTTTCAACAGCTCACAACCAAGAGCGATGTTTACAGCTTTGGCGTGGTGTTGCTGGAGTTGCTGTCTGGTCACAAAGCGATACACAATAACGAAGacgaaaaccctagaaactTAGTGGAATATGTTGTACCATACATTTTGCTGGATGAGGCTCATAGAATACTTGACCAGAGGATTCCACCGCCGACCCCTTACGAAATCGAGGCGGTGGCTCATGTCGGATACTTGGCAGCGGAGTGTTTGATGCCGTGTAGTCGGAAAAGGCCGTCAATGGTGGAGGTAGTCAGTAAACTAGAGAGTGCTTTGGCCGCTTGTTTGACGGCTCCAAAGACGGAGACCGTATCTCGATCAAACACTTATTAG
- a CDS encoding Gut esterase (DUF1350) (Protein of unknown function (DUF1350); LOCATED IN: chloroplast; EXPRESSED IN: guard cell; CONTAINS InterPro DOMAIN/s: Protein of unknown function DUF1350 (InterPro:IPR010765); BEST Arabidopsis thaliana protein match is: Protein of unknown function (DUF1350) (TAIR:AT3G43540.1); Has 1807 Blast hits to 1807 proteins in 277 species: Archae - 0; Bacteria - 0; Metazoa - 736; Fungi - 347; Plants - 385; Viruses - 0; Other Eukaryotes - 339 (source: NCBI BLink).) — protein sequence MATCSLLPPPSFSPRRRFCSFSHNRRSLPSIFSFNKERVSRRVFCSSKENDINRDRNQSTGIQVYGEIERLLTETVKNSQSSSGGSSDWSEVEGAWVLKPRNSKPKMVVHFIGGIFVGAAPQLTYRLFLERLAEKDVLVIATPYASGFDHFNIADEVQFKYDRCCRSLQEEVQDLPSFGIGHSLGSVIHLLIGSRYAVQRNGNVFMAFNNKEASLAIPLFSPVLVPMAQSLGPLLSQVATSPTIRLGAEMTRKQLETLSPPIMKQILPLVEQLPPLYMDLVKGREDFVPKPEETRRLIRSYYGISRNLLIKFEDDSIDETSILAQVLGVESSISSKLDMSIRTLPGDHGLPLQQALPDVPPGMAEAVNRGSEFLANIAVGTPWESMAKEVGGSLGMDSKILRADMSKDLAQLVDAITSWMISNMGPKLLRP from the exons ATGGCTACATGTTCCCTCTTACCACCACCGTCTTTTTCTCCGCGCCGGCGATTCTGTAGTTTTTCTCACAATCGCCGGTCTCTACCTTCAATATTCAGTTTCAACAAAGAGCGTGTCTCACGAAGAGTCTTCTGTAGCTCCAAAGAGAACGATATAAACAGAGATCGGAATCAGTCTACAGGAATTCAAGTCTACGGCGAAATCGAGAG gTTATTAACAGAGACTGTAAAAAATTCTCAGAGTAGCTCCGGTGGATCCTCTGATTGGTCAGAAGTTGAg GGAGCATGGGTGCTGAAACCAAGAAACTCGAAACCGAAGATGGTTGTTCATTTCATTGGCGGTATATTTGTCGGTGCAGCACCACAGCTTACTTATCGATTGTTTCTCGAGAGATTAGCGGAGAA ggatgttttggttattgcGACACCATATGCTAGTGGTTTTGACCACTTCAATATTGCAGATGAAGTACAATTTAAGTATGATAGATGTTGCCGATCTCTACAAGAAGAA GTGCAGGATCTTCCGTCTTTTGGGATCGGTCATTCACTGGGATCTGTTATTCACCTTCTGATTG GATCAAGGTATGCTGTTCAGCGAAATGGGAACGTATTTATGGCATTCAACAACAAG GAAGCAAGCTTAGCTATTCCTTTGTTCTCCCCAGTTCTTGTCCCGATGGCTCAAAGCCTTGGACCACTGTTGTCACAGGTGGCAACATCCCCAACAATCCGCCTTGGG GCAGAGATGACGCGAAAGCAATTAGAAACGCTTAGCCCTCCCATCATGAAGCAAATTCTGCCTTTAGTGGAACAGCTCCCTCCCTTGTACATGGACTTAGTAAAGGgaagagaagattttgttCCAAAACCAGAAGAAACAAGACGCCTT ATAAGATCCTACTATGGAATCTCTAGGAATCTGTTGATAAAATTCGAGGATGATTCAATAGATGAAACATCAATCCTAGCTCAGGTGCTTGGTGTGGAATCATCCATAAGCTCAAAGCTAGACATGTCTATCCGTACACTGCCCGGAGATCACGGTCTCCCTCTGCAACAG GCTCTTCCGGATGTTCCACCAGGAATGGCAGAAGCGGTGAATCGAGGAAGTGAGTTTTTAGCGAATATTGCTGTCGGGACTCCGTGGGAATCTATGGCTAAAGAGGTTGGAGGTTCGCTGGGAATGGACTCGAAGATCCTTCGTGCTGACATGTCCAAAGATCTTGCGCAGCTCGTTGATGCAATCACTTCTTGGATGATTTCAAATATGGGTCCAAAGCTTCTGAGACCATAA
- the RAD52-2 gene encoding cobalt ion-binding protein (FUNCTIONS IN: molecular_function unknown; INVOLVED IN: biological_process unknown; LOCATED IN: chloroplast; EXPRESSED IN: 22 plant structures; EXPRESSED DURING: 13 growth stages; BEST Arabidopsis thaliana protein match is: cobalt ion binding (TAIR:AT1G71310.1); Has 1807 Blast hits to 1807 proteins in 277 species: Archae - 0; Bacteria - 0; Metazoa - 736; Fungi - 347; Plants - 385; Viruses - 0; Other Eukaryotes - 339 (source: NCBI BLink).), with protein MALQVQQTSAAFTISSPSTAAARIKLSPFRTVAVNRGVRCSGGGVGGGDAGKKKAVPNSNYVVPIDKFSSSSSITRPLIEILRDLNKKIPDNIVKSHDPPSTSAATSGFIPWYHANRMLSFYAPGWCGEVRDVIFSENGNVTVVYRLTIRGSDGEAHRESTGTVTTTDDHIEDPVTAAEEIAFCRACARFGLGLYLYHE; from the exons atggctTTGCAAGTGCAGCAAACTTCAGCAGCCTTCACAATCTCCTCACCATCCACCGCCGCTGCACGCATCAAACTCTCCCCTTTCAGAACCGTGGCGGTTAACCGCGGAGTTAGATGCAGCGGCGGTGGAGTCGGAGGCGGAGATGCCGGGAAGAAAAAAGCAGTTCCTAATTCGAATTATGTAGTTCCTATTGACAAattctcgtcttcttcgtcgatTACTAGGCCTTTGATTGAGATACTTCGTGACCTTAATAAGAAGATTCCTGATAACATTGTTAAGAGTCATGATCCTCCTTCTACTTCTGCTGCTACTTCTGGTTTTATCCCTTG gTACCATGCAAATCGGATGCTTAGCTTCTATGCTCCTGGTTGGTGTGGTGAAGTTAGAGATGTTATTTTCTCTGAGAATGGAAATGTTACTGTTGTTTATCGTCTCACTATTCGTGGCTCTGATGGTGAG GCACATCGTGAATCAACTGGGACAGTAACGACGACTGATGATCACATCGAGGATCCAGTTACTGCAGCTGAGGAAATAGCATTCTGCAGAGCATGTGCTCGATTTGGTCTCGGCTTGTATCTATACCACGAATAG
- the ERF1-1 gene encoding eukaryotic release factor 1-1 (eukaryotic release factor 1-1 (ERF1-1); FUNCTIONS IN: translation release factor activity; INVOLVED IN: translational termination; LOCATED IN: cytoplasm; EXPRESSED IN: 26 plant structures; EXPRESSED DURING: 15 growth stages; CONTAINS InterPro DOMAIN/s: eRF1 domain 2 (InterPro:IPR005141), eRF1 domain 3 (InterPro:IPR005142), eRF1 domain 1 (InterPro:IPR005140), Peptide chain release factor eRF1/aRF1 (InterPro:IPR004403); BEST Arabidopsis thaliana protein match is: eukaryotic release factor 1-3 (TAIR:AT3G26618.1); Has 1152 Blast hits to 1147 proteins in 383 species: Archae - 313; Bacteria - 10; Metazoa - 243; Fungi - 153; Plants - 143; Viruses - 3; Other Eukaryotes - 287 (source: NCBI BLink).) — MGDKNDDDKNIEIWKIKKLIKSLEAARGNGTSMISLIMPPRDQVSRVTKMLGDEYGTASNIKSRVNRQSVLGAITSAQQRLKLYNRVPPNGLVLYTGTIVNEDGKEKKVTIDFEPFRPINASLYLCDNKFHTEALNELLESDDKFGFIVMDGNGTLFGTLSGNTREVLHKFSVDLPKKHGRGGQSALRFARLRMEKRHNYVRKTAELATQYYINPATSQPNVSGLILAGSADFKTELSQSDMFDPRLAAKILNVVDVSYGGENGFNQAIELSAEILANVKFIQEKRLIGKYFEEISQDTGKYVFGVEDTLNALESGAIETLIVWENLDINRYVMKNSATGETVIKHLNKEQEANTENFKVADSDLALDVEEKLSLLEWLANEYRRFGCALEFVTNKSQEGSQFCRGFGGIGGILRYQLDMTAFDSEDGEALDDDSE, encoded by the coding sequence ATGGGAGACAAAAACGATGACGACAAGAACATTGAGATATGGAAGATTAAGAAGCTGATCAAATCACTTGAAGCTGCTAGGGGTAATGGAACCAGCATGATCTCACTCATCATGCCTCCGCGTGATCAGGTCTCTCGTGTTACCAAGATGTTGGGTGATGAGTATGGAACCGCGTCAAACATCAAGAGCAGAGTCAATCGTCAATCTGTTTTGGGGGCCATAACTTCTGCTCAGCAAAGGTTGAAACTTTACAACAGGGTCCCTCCTAATGGTCTTGTACTCTATACTGGAACCATTGTTAATGAGGATGgtaaggagaagaaggttACTATTGACTTTGAGCCTTTCAGACCCATCAATGCTTCTCTCTACCTTTGTGACAACAAGTTTCACACGGAAGCTTTGAATGAATTGTTGGAGTCTGATGACaagtttggtttcattgtAATGGATGGAAACGGGACTCTCTTTGGAACTCTTAGTGGTAACACCCGTGAGGTACTTCACAAGTTCTCTGTTGATCTTCCGAAGAAACACGGAAGAGGAGGACAGTCTGCTCTTCGTTTTGCCCGTCTCCGTATGGAGAAGCGTCACAATTATGTTAGGAAGACTGCTGAGCTCGCCACACAGTACTACATCAATCCTGCTACAAGTCAGCCTAATGTGTCTGGACTGATTCTTGCTGGTTCAGCAGATTTCAAGACTGAGTTGAGTCAGTCTGATATGTTTGATCCCCGACTGGCTGCGAAGATACTGAATGTGGTGGATGTATCATATGGAGGAGAAAATGGTTTTAATCAAGCTATTGAGCTGTCAGCTGAAATCCTTGCGAATGTGAAGTTTATCCAAGAGAAGCGTCTGATTGGGAAGTACTTTGAGGAGATAAGCCAGGACACGGGGAAGTATGTGTTTGGTGTGGAAGATACGTTGAACGCTTTGGAGTCTGGTGCTATTGAGACACTGATTGTATGGGAAAATCTCGATATCAACAGATATGTGATGAAGAACAGTGCGACTGGTGAAACTGTGATCAAACACCTGAACAAGGAACAAGAAGCCAACACTGAGAACTTCAAAGTAGCCGACAGTGACTTGGCTTTGGACGTGGAGGAGAAGCTGTCGTTACTGGAGTGGCTTGCCAATGAGTACAGGCGTTTTGGTTGTGCGTTAGAGTTTGTGACCAACAAGTCACAGGAAGGTTCTCAGTTTTGCAGAGGGTTTGGAGGAATCGGAGGAATACTTCGTTACCAGCTTGACATGACTGCCTTTGATTCCGAGGATGGAGAAGCTCTTGATGATGATTCGGAATGA